The nucleotide window TTTATGATGTATATCAACAAGCAAGTGTGATGATGCGCGATTGCGGGCATTTTTCACCTTGCTTTTTTTGTTGTCTTGTTGTCACCGTATTAATCCAATTAAAAAAAATACATATTGGGATAGGAGAATGTAAAATGGGAAAAGCACTAATCATCGGCGCCGGCGGCGTTGCTTCCGTGGCAGTACACAAATGCGTTCAAAACAGCGAAGTTTTTGAGGAAATCTGCATCGCGAGTCGTACGAAATCGAAATGTGATGAACTCAAAGCCAAGCTGGACGGCGGAAAAACTAAAATTACAACAGCACAAGTAGATGCTGATAATGTTGACGAACTGATCGCTTTGATCAACGAAGTTAAACCGGATATCGTTATGAACCTGGCTTTGCCGTATCAAGATCTGACAATCATGGATGCTTGCCTTGCAACTAAAACAAATTACATGGACACAGCGAACTATGAGCCACATGATACAGCGAAGTTCGAATACAGCTGGCAATGGGATTACAAAGAGCGTTTTGAAAAAGCAGGCATCACTGCATTGCTCGGTAGTGGATTTGACCCAGGCGTGACTGGCGTATTCTCCGCTTATGCCCTGAAGCACTACTTTGACGAAATTGAGTACATCGACATTCTGGACTGCAATGGCGGCGACCATGGCTATCCGTTCGCAACCAACTTCAACCCTGAGATCAACATTCGCGAAGTATCTGCAAACGGAAGATACTGGGAAAATGGTGAATGGATCGAAACGAAACCGATGGAAATCAAACGTGTCTACGACTTCAAAGAAGTTGGCGAGAAAGACATGTACCTGTTGTACCATGAGGAACTGGAATCTTTGGCTAAAAACATGCCAGGTCTGAAACGCATTCGTTTCTTCATGACATTTGGTCAAAGCTACCTGACTCACTTGAAAGCACTTGAAAATGTAGGCATGACTTCAATCGAGCCTATCGAATATGAAGGAAAACAAATTATTCCATTGCAATTCCTGAAAGCAGTACTGCCAGATCCTGCATCCCTTGGACCACGTACTGTAGGTAAAACGAACATCGGTTGTATTTTCAAAGGTAAAAAAGATGGTCAAGACAAAACATATTATGTTTACAATATCTGTGATCACCAAGAGTGCTACAAAGAAGTTGGTTCCCAAGCGATCTCGTACACCACAGGCGTTCCAGCTATGATTGGTGCGGCAATGGTCATGACAGGCAAATGGAACAAACCAGGCGTATACAATGTAGAAGAGTTCAACCCAGATCCATTCATGGAAGAGTTGAACAAATGGGGCCTCCCATGGGTAGAAGACTTCAACCCGGTACTCGTTGATGAGCTGCCAGAAGAAGTTAAAGAATCGGAGCTTGTTCGTTAAAATGCGGTTCGAGCAATTACCGACACCATGTTTTGTTGTTGACGAGGCGCTTATCGAGAAAAACCTGAAAATCCTGAACGGTGTTATGCAGCGTACAGGTGCCAAAATCGTGCTGGCTCAAAAAGCATTCTCCATGACTGCGATGTATCCGCTGATTGGAGAATACCTGAGCGGTGCAACGGCGAGCGGTTTGTATGAAGCGCGTCTGGGCCATGAGGAAATGGGCAAAGAGAATCATGTCTTTGCTCCGGCATACCGCGCAGAAGAGATCGACGAGATTATCTCCATCTGCGATCACATTATTTTCAACTCATTTTCGCAGCTTGCGAAATTCAAGGATAAGGCGCTTCAAGCTGGCCGTAAGGTCGGGTTGCGCGTCAACCCTGAATGCTCTACCCAGGAAGGACACGAGATCTACGATCCGTGTTCTCCGGGTTCGCGTTTTGGCGCGAAACTGGAGGATTTCGATGCAGACCTGTTGGAAGGCGTCTCCGGATTACACTTCCACACGCTGTGTCAGCAAAACTCCGACGATCTGGAAACTACGCTGAATGCAGTGGTCGAGAAATTCGGACAATGGTTGCCGCAAATGGAATGGATCAACTTCGGCGGTGGACACCATATCACACGTGAAGATTATGATATTCCAAGGTTGGAAGCTTGCATCAAGCGTATGCAGAACGACTATGGCCTGGAAGTATATCTGGAGCCGGGAGAAGCTGTTGCGCTGAACGCGGGTTATCTCGTGACTTCGGTGCTGGACTTCCATAAAAATGGCATGGACATTGCCATTCTGGATACTTCAGCTACATGCCATATGCCGGATGTGCTGGAAATGCCATATCGCCCGCCGCTGATCGGTTCGGGAGAAGTGGGCGAGAAGGCGCATTTGTATCGCCTTGGTGGACAAACCTGTCTGTCCGGTGACGTGATTGGGGATTATTCATTCGATCAGCCTTTGCAAGAAGGCGACCGTCTGGTATTCGAGGACATGGCGATCTACTCCATGGTAAAAACCAACACGTTCAACGGCATGCCGCTTCCAGCGATTGCTGTTAAACGAAAAGATGGCGATTGCGAAGTTGTTCGCGAATTCGGGTATCAGGATTTCAAAATGAGGCTGGCATAATTACTTCATTATATAGTAAGCATTAATATAGAATTGAAAATAAATACAAAGAAGGGAACCTGGAGACAGGTTCCCTTTTTAACGTTAACTGATGTTTAACGATTAGATTAGAAGATGTTTATCGGTGAGTTAGATGATGTCTAACCGTATCCGGGCTACTTGGCTTAGACTTCAGTTTCGGGTTGATTAATTTTGTGGTTTAGAGGCTGCTCTCGCAGCGTACGGAAAAATGGGTTCTCTTAGTTCAAAGTCATACGTCAATCCATCCACAATGCCAACCACGCTCTCACTGTCATACAACTCAAGCAAAAATCCAGCCATTTGTTCCGCCGTATGGAACTTCGGAACTCTGCCTTCATATTCAAACTCGTCTACATTAAAGGAATGTTTCGCAAATTCCGTTTCGGTTGCAGCCGGAACGAGAACTTTGGCTTGCATCGCTGCGTTCTTGCCTTTTAACTCTTGCGCAAGTCCTTCGGTAAAGGCACTTACATAGAACTTGGTTGCGCAGTAGGTTACTGCATCGGCTACAATTGTATATCCTCCACCAGACGAGATATTAATGATCTGTGTGCCATCGACATCTGCATAATCACGTACATACAGGGAAGAAAGAATCGTAAGAGCTTCTATATTAAGATGAAGCATCTGCTCAATCTTGGGCAGATGTTGTTCGCCAACGGAAGCGAAATTCCCGAATCCTGCGTTGTTAATCCACGTCTCAATGGAATAAGCCTGGAGACTTTCATAGAATTCATGCACATTAGCGGCAATGGACAGATCTACTGTACGGATGAAAACATCCAGATCAGGATTGATTTCAGCTACTTTTGCTTTTAACTTGTCCAATTCATCGGTTCTGCGAGCTGCCAGGATCATATTTTTGCCACGAGCTGCAAAAGCTAAAGCCGCTTCATATCCAATGCCCGAACTGGCACCGGTAATCACTGTGTATTTCATGGAAATTCCTCCTGGATCTGATTTCATTATTTATTGTGATAAGACCACGAGTTGATTATACTGATTAGAGCTTACTCTAAGTCAAGCGGGAAAATGGAGAGGAGGTTAACCATGCATACCATTGGTGAAGTGGCAGAATTGCTTCATATTAGTGCACATACGTTGCGTTATTATGAGAAGGAACAGATTGTGATTCCTCTCCGGGATGCCAGTGGAGACAGGCGATACAACGAATCACACCTGAAATGGCTGCAATTTGTGATCAAATTAAAAGAGACTCAAATGCCCATTGCTATTATTAAGAAGTATGCATCCTTGTTTCAGGAAGGAGAGCATACGGCGGCAGATCGTTTGAAGCTGCTGGAGGAGCATAAAGAGTCGATCCAAAAACAGATGCACATCCTTAACACAGCCGATGAGATGCTTGAGCATAAAATTTCGTCGTATCGAACGCTCATTGGACAATGAAGTAACTTGAAGTAACACACACAAATGACGATCTATTGCCAAAACAGTGATTTTTATTATAGACTGTTTTTTATCGGTTGTTCATCAAGGGGGAAATGGAATGCATCAAAACAGAAAACAAAAGTCAAACAAGTTAAAGATCCTCTCCAAAGTATTATTGATTATCATTGGGGGATTTATAACGGCATATGGCCTCGAAGCCATATTGATCCCGAATAATGTCTCAGATGGTGGTGTCACAGGTCTGAGTATCGTAGGATCCCAGCTGTTTGGATTACCACTGGGGATGCTCATCGGGATTATTAACATTCCATTTGTGTGGCTCGGATACAAGCAAATCGGTAAAAGCTTCGCGTTATATTCGATCATCGGTATTGCTTCACTGGCAATCAGCACCAGTCTGATGCACCATGTACCAACTATCATTCAAGGCGATACCTTGCTCGTTACGGTTGTCGGCGGGATAATCATCGGTTTCGGTATGGGACTTGCACTACGTAATGGCGGGGCATTAGATGGAATAGATATGCTGGCTGTACTTCTTTCGCGAAAAGTACCTTTTGGAACCAGTGATCTCATCCTGTTCCTCAACATGTTTGTCTTTATTGTCGTTTCTACCGTATTCGGTCTACAAGGAGCGATCTTGTCAGGACTTGCGTATTTTATTGCTTCTAAAGTAATACATATTGTTGAAGAGGGCTTGAGCGGCTCCAAAACGTTTAAAATTATTACGAATCAACCAGAAATTATGGTTGAAACCATTCGTGACCGACTAGGTCGTGGAGCAACGTATACCGAGGCTTACGGTGGTTACTCGAATGAGCAATTCAAGGAAATTACTTGTGTCATCAACCGGATGGAAGAGAGTAAAATTAAAGATATCATTCACGAAATTGACCCGACTGCTTTTGTAGTTGTATACGATGTAGCTGAAGTGAGAGGCGGCAATTTCAAAAAGAAAGATATTCACTAATGCTGAAAAGAAAAACATAATTAATATAAACTTACTTGGTCAACCAGTAACTACTGGTTGGCTTTTTTTGTCTGTTGATAGCGCAACTTCAAGGAGTAACAGACGGATTCACGCGAACATGAATGCAGAAGAGGAGAATTTTTTATGGCATGGTTATTTCTTATTCTTGGAGGAATCTTAGAGGTAGGTTGGGCATTAGGTTTGTCGTTCTCCGATGGTTTCTCAAAAATTGAAATCGTAATCCCCACGGTGATCTTAATGATTGGCAGCTTCTATTTTTTTGCAAAATCCACTAAAGTGCTTCCTGTATCAACCGCATATGCGGTGTTTACCGGACTTGGTTCATTTGGAACCGCAATTGTGGGAATGATTTTTTTGGGGGATTCCGTAAGTGCACTCAAAATCGTGCT belongs to Paenibacillus sp. FSL H8-0079 and includes:
- the nspC gene encoding carboxynorspermidine decarboxylase gives rise to the protein MRFEQLPTPCFVVDEALIEKNLKILNGVMQRTGAKIVLAQKAFSMTAMYPLIGEYLSGATASGLYEARLGHEEMGKENHVFAPAYRAEEIDEIISICDHIIFNSFSQLAKFKDKALQAGRKVGLRVNPECSTQEGHEIYDPCSPGSRFGAKLEDFDADLLEGVSGLHFHTLCQQNSDDLETTLNAVVEKFGQWLPQMEWINFGGGHHITREDYDIPRLEACIKRMQNDYGLEVYLEPGEAVALNAGYLVTSVLDFHKNGMDIAILDTSATCHMPDVLEMPYRPPLIGSGEVGEKAHLYRLGGQTCLSGDVIGDYSFDQPLQEGDRLVFEDMAIYSMVKTNTFNGMPLPAIAVKRKDGDCEVVREFGYQDFKMRLA
- a CDS encoding multidrug efflux SMR transporter; this translates as MAWLFLILGGILEVGWALGLSFSDGFSKIEIVIPTVILMIGSFYFFAKSTKVLPVSTAYAVFTGLGSFGTAIVGMIFLGDSVSALKIVLVMILISCIIGLKFVSNEPKPKAGV
- a CDS encoding SDR family NAD(P)-dependent oxidoreductase, with amino-acid sequence MKYTVITGASSGIGYEAALAFAARGKNMILAARRTDELDKLKAKVAEINPDLDVFIRTVDLSIAANVHEFYESLQAYSIETWINNAGFGNFASVGEQHLPKIEQMLHLNIEALTILSSLYVRDYADVDGTQIINISSGGGYTIVADAVTYCATKFYVSAFTEGLAQELKGKNAAMQAKVLVPAATETEFAKHSFNVDEFEYEGRVPKFHTAEQMAGFLLELYDSESVVGIVDGLTYDFELREPIFPYAARAASKPQN
- a CDS encoding saccharopine dehydrogenase family protein translates to MGKALIIGAGGVASVAVHKCVQNSEVFEEICIASRTKSKCDELKAKLDGGKTKITTAQVDADNVDELIALINEVKPDIVMNLALPYQDLTIMDACLATKTNYMDTANYEPHDTAKFEYSWQWDYKERFEKAGITALLGSGFDPGVTGVFSAYALKHYFDEIEYIDILDCNGGDHGYPFATNFNPEINIREVSANGRYWENGEWIETKPMEIKRVYDFKEVGEKDMYLLYHEELESLAKNMPGLKRIRFFMTFGQSYLTHLKALENVGMTSIEPIEYEGKQIIPLQFLKAVLPDPASLGPRTVGKTNIGCIFKGKKDGQDKTYYVYNICDHQECYKEVGSQAISYTTGVPAMIGAAMVMTGKWNKPGVYNVEEFNPDPFMEELNKWGLPWVEDFNPVLVDELPEEVKESELVR
- a CDS encoding YitT family protein, which codes for MHQNRKQKSNKLKILSKVLLIIIGGFITAYGLEAILIPNNVSDGGVTGLSIVGSQLFGLPLGMLIGIINIPFVWLGYKQIGKSFALYSIIGIASLAISTSLMHHVPTIIQGDTLLVTVVGGIIIGFGMGLALRNGGALDGIDMLAVLLSRKVPFGTSDLILFLNMFVFIVVSTVFGLQGAILSGLAYFIASKVIHIVEEGLSGSKTFKIITNQPEIMVETIRDRLGRGATYTEAYGGYSNEQFKEITCVINRMEESKIKDIIHEIDPTAFVVVYDVAEVRGGNFKKKDIH
- a CDS encoding MerR family transcriptional regulator, encoding MHTIGEVAELLHISAHTLRYYEKEQIVIPLRDASGDRRYNESHLKWLQFVIKLKETQMPIAIIKKYASLFQEGEHTAADRLKLLEEHKESIQKQMHILNTADEMLEHKISSYRTLIGQ